A part of Saccharomonospora amisosensis genomic DNA contains:
- a CDS encoding glycosyltransferase family 4 protein, whose product MRVAIVTESFLPQVNGVTNSVLRVVEQLTRRGHDVLVVAPGTGPTEYGGAQVVRVPSLSLPVVSSLPVGVPTRTVLTALAAFRADVVHLASPFVVGARGLAAARRLGVPSVAVYQTDVAGFASAYGLGLAARAAWRWVRHLHRGADRTLAPSTDSVRQLRSHGVPRVHRWGRGVDLELFHPSRADAGLRERLAPGGELLVGFVGRLAPEKEVDRLAALCGLPGVRVVVVGDGPESARLRERLPGVVFLGARFGAELAEVYASLDVFVHTGPHETFCQAVQEALASGVPVLAPSAGGPRDLVEHGVNGYLLPPRREEFASALLDLVERLREPRLRERLAGAARDSVEGRSWAAVCGQLVGHYQAVCLPVSTAA is encoded by the coding sequence GTGCGCGTCGCCATTGTCACCGAGAGCTTCCTGCCGCAGGTCAACGGCGTGACCAACTCCGTGCTGCGCGTCGTGGAACAGCTGACCCGCCGCGGACACGATGTGTTGGTGGTCGCCCCCGGTACCGGACCCACCGAGTACGGCGGAGCACAGGTGGTGCGGGTGCCCTCGCTCAGCCTGCCGGTGGTCAGCTCGCTTCCGGTCGGCGTTCCCACCCGCACCGTGCTCACCGCGCTCGCCGCCTTCCGTGCCGACGTGGTGCACCTGGCCTCGCCGTTCGTCGTCGGCGCCCGTGGGCTGGCCGCCGCGCGCAGGCTCGGTGTGCCGTCGGTGGCCGTCTACCAGACCGACGTCGCCGGGTTCGCCTCCGCGTACGGTCTCGGCCTCGCCGCCCGCGCGGCTTGGCGGTGGGTGCGCCACCTGCACCGCGGGGCCGACCGCACGCTGGCGCCGTCAACCGACTCGGTGCGGCAGCTGCGTTCCCACGGCGTTCCCCGGGTGCACCGGTGGGGACGCGGTGTGGATCTGGAGTTGTTCCACCCCTCGCGCGCCGACGCGGGGCTGCGGGAACGGCTGGCGCCGGGCGGCGAGCTGCTGGTGGGTTTCGTCGGCAGGCTCGCGCCGGAGAAAGAGGTGGATCGGCTCGCGGCGCTTTGCGGGCTGCCCGGTGTGCGGGTCGTGGTCGTCGGGGACGGCCCTGAGTCGGCCCGGCTGCGCGAGCGGCTGCCGGGTGTGGTTTTCCTCGGGGCTCGATTCGGGGCCGAACTCGCCGAGGTCTACGCCAGCCTGGACGTGTTCGTGCACACCGGGCCGCACGAGACGTTCTGCCAGGCCGTGCAGGAGGCGCTGGCATCGGGGGTGCCGGTGCTCGCCCCCTCGGCGGGCGGCCCGCGCGACCTCGTCGAGCACGGGGTCAACGGCTACCTGCTGCCGCCGCGACGCGAGGAGTTCGCCTCCGCGCTGCTCGACCTCGTCGAGCGGTTACGTGAGCCGCGCCTGCGCGAGAGGCTGGCGGGGGCGGCCCGCGACAGCGTCGAAGGGCGCTCCTGGGCAGCCGTGTGCGGTCAGCTTGTCGGGCACTACCAAGCGGTGTGCCTTCCCGTATCGACAGCGGCCTGA
- a CDS encoding inositol monophosphatase family protein, with amino-acid sequence MTLLSSRPGCPVDPGLLSRALEVAGRLAGDATDVIMATAGRGTRSEAEDSPFDWVTDTDRTLERHTRRVLTSEFPGMPVVGQELGADEGADEAKYRWVVDPVDGTANYVAGVPWCAYSLALLDDSGPVVGVVADPYRGHIYTAARGRGARVNDRSVRLVDTGRCAGALVCTELTRTGPWPGMGEFIERAAAASVGVRVLGSAALSIAQVALGHATAAVLHSYHEWDVAGAVAVAIEAGAAVLDRRGEGAGGCALPTDGLLVTVPSVAEDVLSWWSGTSRRGG; translated from the coding sequence ATGACGCTACTGTCCTCCCGCCCCGGGTGTCCGGTGGACCCGGGCCTGCTGTCAAGGGCACTCGAGGTGGCCGGGCGCCTCGCGGGCGACGCGACCGACGTGATCATGGCGACCGCGGGCAGAGGCACGCGGTCGGAGGCCGAGGACTCACCGTTCGACTGGGTGACCGACACCGACCGCACACTGGAACGCCACACGCGGCGGGTACTGACCTCGGAGTTTCCCGGGATGCCCGTGGTCGGGCAGGAACTAGGCGCCGACGAGGGCGCCGACGAGGCGAAGTACCGCTGGGTCGTGGACCCGGTCGACGGCACCGCCAACTACGTGGCAGGCGTCCCGTGGTGCGCATACAGCCTCGCGCTGCTGGACGACTCGGGGCCGGTGGTCGGCGTGGTGGCCGACCCGTATCGGGGCCACATCTACACCGCCGCCCGCGGCCGTGGGGCGCGGGTCAACGACAGGTCGGTGCGGCTTGTGGACACCGGGCGCTGCGCGGGTGCGCTGGTTTGTACGGAGCTGACCCGCACGGGCCCGTGGCCGGGCATGGGCGAGTTCATCGAACGGGCGGCCGCCGCGAGCGTCGGCGTGCGGGTGCTCGGTTCGGCTGCGCTTTCGATCGCGCAGGTGGCACTCGGCCACGCGACGGCGGCCGTGCTGCACAGCTACCACGAGTGGGACGTCGCGGGGGCGGTCGCGGTCGCGATCGAGGCAGGCGCCGCGGTGCTGGACCGGCGAGGCGAGGGCGCGGGCGGCTGTGCGCTACCAACCGACGGGCTGCTGGTCACGGTGCCGAGCGTGGCCGAAGACGTGCTTTCGTGGTGGTCAGGGACTTCGCGGCGCGGCGGCTAG
- a CDS encoding DUF3592 domain-containing protein has protein sequence MLTAVAGNVRASRVGVIVVLCLASVGTLLCVTLVLGALRNDHAISGDLGTATAQVEQVLFDRTLIRFETPDGVAHSPENGVLYPDGLSAGQLVRIEYDRGDPELARVAGRTWLLTLLPVGSTLVGIWLVAGPLLWWLRNRDRATVTANR, from the coding sequence ATGCTCACCGCCGTGGCTGGCAACGTGCGGGCTTCCCGGGTGGGCGTCATCGTGGTGCTCTGCCTGGCCTCGGTCGGCACGTTGCTGTGCGTGACGTTGGTCCTCGGCGCGCTTCGCAATGACCACGCGATCTCCGGCGATCTGGGCACGGCGACCGCGCAGGTAGAGCAGGTGTTGTTCGACCGGACTCTGATCAGGTTCGAGACCCCGGACGGGGTGGCACACAGCCCGGAGAACGGCGTGCTGTACCCGGACGGGCTCAGCGCGGGTCAACTGGTGCGCATCGAGTACGACCGGGGCGACCCGGAACTGGCGCGGGTCGCGGGCCGAACGTGGCTGCTGACACTGCTGCCCGTGGGTAGCACGCTCGTGGGCATCTGGCTCGTCGCGGGGCCGCTGCTGTGGTGGCTACGCAACCGCGACCGCGCCACGGTGACCGCCAACCGGTGA